One segment of Pyrococcus sp. ST04 DNA contains the following:
- a CDS encoding V-type ATP synthase subunit A: protein MPAKGRIIRVTGPLVVADGMKGAKMYEVVRVGELGLIGEIIRLEGDKAVIQVYEETAGLRPGEPVMGTGSSLSVELGPGLLTSIYDGIQRPLEVLREKSGDFIARGITAPALPRDKKWHFIPKVKVGDKVVGGDIIGEVPETSIIVHKIMVPPGIEGEIVEIAEEGEYTIEEVIAKVKTPSGEIKELKMYQRWPVRVKRPYKEKLPPEVPLITGQRVIDTFFPQAKGGTAAIPGPFGSGKCVDGETLILTKEFGLIKIKDLYEKLDGKGKKFVEGNEEWTELEEPITVYGYRDGKIVEVKATHVYKGYSAGMVEIKTRSGRKIRVTPIHKLFTGKVTESGLVLEEVMAMHLRPGDRIAIAKKIDGGEYVELNFESEIVPKVLDEKLAEFLGYIFAIGSITPDGIIIRGDEGVLERIKKLTADIFGTNEVIIDRENSILINQEEIVRFLTDLGILGRLIPKELLLSPPSVVEAFLRAYLGTIGEHKGDKIEVVTGSMELVASLSYLLAKVGLEAIIEDDRIVVLEKSSDGSVPVEIGETHGVLSYEQFKDLAEAIGLKEVAENHLTHVVFDEVVEVKYIPEPQEVYDVTTETHNFVGGNLPTILHNTVTQHQLAKWSDAQVVVYIGCGERGNEMTDVLEEFPKLTDPNTGKPLMERTVLIANTSNMPVAAREASIYTGITIAEYFRDMGYDVALMADSTSRWAEALREISGRLEEMPGEEGYPAYLASKLAEFYERAGRVLTLGSKPRIGSVSVIGAVSPPGGDFSEPVVQNTLRVVKVFWALDADLARRRHFPAINWLTSYSLYVDSVQGWWHENVDPEWRKMRDRAMELLQKEAELQEIVRIVGPDALPERERAILLVARMLREDYLQQDAFDEVDTYCPPKKQVTMMRVLLNFYDKTMEAISRGVPLEEIAKLPVREEIGRMKFEPDVEKIRALIDKTNEQFEELFRKYGE from the coding sequence ATGCCAGCAAAAGGTAGGATAATTAGAGTTACAGGTCCTCTGGTTGTTGCGGATGGGATGAAAGGTGCAAAGATGTATGAGGTTGTAAGGGTAGGAGAGCTTGGTCTCATAGGAGAAATAATTAGGCTGGAGGGGGATAAGGCGGTAATTCAGGTTTACGAGGAAACTGCTGGTTTGAGGCCCGGTGAACCTGTTATGGGAACAGGTTCTTCACTTAGCGTGGAACTTGGGCCTGGATTGCTGACATCAATATATGATGGTATCCAAAGACCTCTAGAAGTTCTCAGAGAGAAAAGCGGCGATTTTATAGCTAGAGGTATCACCGCCCCAGCCCTCCCTAGGGATAAGAAGTGGCATTTCATACCCAAGGTTAAGGTTGGAGATAAGGTTGTTGGAGGAGATATTATTGGTGAAGTTCCAGAGACGAGCATAATAGTTCATAAAATCATGGTACCCCCAGGGATTGAAGGTGAGATCGTTGAAATAGCTGAAGAAGGGGAATATACCATCGAAGAAGTTATAGCAAAAGTGAAAACCCCGAGTGGGGAGATAAAAGAGCTCAAAATGTATCAGAGATGGCCTGTGAGAGTAAAGAGACCATATAAAGAAAAGCTTCCTCCTGAGGTTCCCCTCATTACGGGCCAAAGAGTTATAGACACCTTCTTCCCGCAGGCTAAGGGTGGAACCGCGGCCATACCAGGTCCATTTGGGAGTGGAAAGTGCGTTGATGGAGAGACTTTAATTCTAACTAAGGAGTTTGGACTTATCAAGATAAAGGATCTGTATGAGAAGCTTGATGGTAAGGGGAAGAAGTTCGTTGAAGGAAATGAAGAGTGGACTGAGCTTGAAGAACCAATCACAGTATACGGATACAGAGATGGAAAAATTGTCGAGGTCAAGGCGACCCACGTCTACAAGGGTTACTCCGCAGGAATGGTTGAGATAAAGACGAGAAGCGGAAGGAAAATAAGGGTAACTCCAATTCACAAGCTGTTTACTGGTAAAGTTACGGAGAGTGGACTTGTACTTGAAGAAGTCATGGCAATGCACTTAAGGCCCGGTGACAGGATAGCAATCGCAAAGAAAATTGACGGGGGAGAATACGTTGAATTGAACTTTGAGAGTGAGATTGTTCCTAAGGTTCTTGATGAGAAACTGGCAGAATTCCTAGGATACATTTTTGCTATTGGTAGTATAACACCAGATGGTATCATAATCAGGGGAGATGAGGGTGTTCTTGAGAGGATAAAGAAGCTTACTGCAGATATCTTTGGAACGAACGAAGTAATAATCGACAGAGAGAACAGCATCTTAATTAACCAGGAAGAGATAGTTAGATTTTTAACTGACCTTGGGATTTTGGGAAGACTAATACCAAAAGAGCTCCTCTTATCTCCACCTAGTGTTGTAGAAGCATTTCTTAGGGCCTATCTAGGAACCATTGGAGAACACAAGGGAGATAAAATTGAGGTTGTCACAGGTTCTATGGAGCTTGTCGCTAGTTTGTCCTACCTCCTCGCAAAGGTCGGCCTTGAGGCCATTATTGAAGACGATAGAATTGTAGTTCTCGAGAAATCGAGTGATGGTTCAGTTCCGGTTGAAATTGGTGAGACTCATGGAGTCTTAAGCTACGAGCAGTTCAAGGATCTTGCTGAGGCTATTGGCCTTAAGGAGGTTGCAGAAAATCACTTAACACATGTCGTCTTTGATGAAGTCGTTGAAGTAAAGTACATTCCTGAGCCTCAAGAGGTTTATGATGTCACAACAGAAACCCACAACTTTGTAGGAGGTAACCTTCCTACGATTCTTCACAATACGGTCACTCAGCACCAGCTTGCAAAGTGGAGTGATGCTCAGGTTGTAGTCTACATTGGTTGTGGCGAAAGAGGAAATGAGATGACGGACGTTCTCGAGGAGTTCCCGAAGCTAACCGATCCAAATACTGGGAAACCCTTGATGGAGAGAACGGTTTTAATAGCAAATACTTCAAATATGCCCGTAGCCGCTAGAGAAGCCTCAATTTACACGGGAATAACGATAGCTGAGTACTTCAGAGATATGGGATATGACGTGGCTTTAATGGCAGATTCAACTTCAAGATGGGCTGAAGCACTGAGAGAAATTTCTGGAAGACTTGAAGAGATGCCTGGTGAAGAAGGTTATCCAGCTTACCTGGCATCAAAACTTGCTGAATTCTATGAGAGAGCGGGGAGGGTACTAACGCTAGGTAGCAAACCAAGAATTGGAAGTGTGAGTGTTATCGGTGCAGTCTCACCACCCGGTGGAGACTTCTCAGAGCCAGTAGTTCAGAACACACTGAGGGTTGTCAAAGTATTCTGGGCACTCGATGCAGATCTTGCTAGAAGGAGGCACTTCCCAGCAATAAACTGGCTTACAAGCTACTCGTTATACGTAGATTCTGTGCAAGGATGGTGGCATGAGAATGTTGACCCAGAGTGGAGAAAGATGAGAGATAGAGCAATGGAACTGTTGCAAAAAGAGGCTGAACTTCAAGAGATAGTCAGGATAGTTGGTCCAGATGCTCTCCCAGAGAGGGAAAGGGCAATACTTCTTGTTGCAAGGATGCTCAGAGAGGATTATCTCCAGCAGGATGCCTTCGATGAAGTGGACACCTATTGTCCACCAAAGAAACAGGTTACCATGATGAGGGTTCTCCTTAACTTCTATGACAAGACCATGGAGGCAATAAGCAGAGGGGTACCCTTAGAAGAGATTGCAAAGTTGCCAGTTAGAGAGGAAATAGGTAGGATGAAGTTTGAGCCTGATGTCGAGAAAATTAGGGCTCTCATTGATAAGACAAATGAGCAGTTTGAGGAGTTGTTTAGGAAGTATGGGGAGTGA